One Dermacentor silvarum isolate Dsil-2018 chromosome 10, BIME_Dsil_1.4, whole genome shotgun sequence genomic window carries:
- the LOC125941018 gene encoding PC-esterase domain-containing protein 1A-like encodes MPHVFTSERVRSLLRAKRLAFLGCSNVRAIYKDLVCLYRMNSLIPNDLLKQKMEESCLGDYLVKHGKQYNGRDYLEERIFCNAHTTMFFYFLTKIHSDYVQTVLLRMADIPPDVVIVSSCLWDITRWGPCGVDEYKENLHLFFWGLRCALPQSSVVIWLTAAPLSQSVNGGFLLPQLDFLKYSLRFHVNEANYFCKETAEKFGFDVIDIHYHLRMMLEYRAEDGIHWRPMAVRLCTNLILTHLALSWGKKLPNSDSFLTVREKKCAEENANNVPDEADAVDGYLSDESSQSNIIGGELIPEKHWYNDVFGYEEIALEQETDRGSPKSDLTYSDTSSSDEEGSECSHRNDLALGDIYDTDEEEEETGVFRDPLGESDAIDINDMIILEVISSLCFANI; translated from the exons ATGCCGCACGTATTCACCAGCGAGCGCGTGCGCTCGCTGCTACGCGCAAAGCGCCTTGCGTTTCTGGGATGCTCGA ACGTTCGAGCCATCTACAAGGATCTCGTCTGTCTGTACCGGATGAATTCGCTGATCCCAAATGATTTGCTCAAGCAAAAG ATGGAAGAGAGCTGCCTCGGAGATTACTTGGTAAAACATGGAAAGCAGTACAATGGCCGAGACTACCTGGAAGAGAGGATATTCTGTAACGCCCACACGACGATGTTTTTCTACTTTTTGACGAAGATCCACAGTGACTACGTCCAGACAGTCTTGCTACGCATGGCTGATATTCCTCCGGACGTTGTCATCGTCAGCTCATGCCTCTGGGATATTACGAG GTGGGGACCCTGTGGCGTCGACGAGTACAAGGAAAACCTGCACCTGTTTTTCTGGGGACTCAGGTGCGCCCTTCCCCAAAGTTCCGTTGTGATATGGCTCACTGCAGCCCCGCTATCCCAGAGCGTAAACGGTGGATTTCTCTTGCCCCAGCTGGACTTCCTCAAGTACTCGCTCAGATTTCACGTCAACGAGGCCAACTACTTCTGCAAAGAG ACAGCTGAGAAGTTTGGCTTCGATGTCATTGACATTCACTACCATCTACGTATGATGCTGGAGTACCGAGCTGAAGACGGAATCCACTGGCGTCCTATGGCTGTGCGTCTTTGCACCAATCTGATCCTAACGCACCTTGCCTTGTCGTGGGGCAAGAAATTGCCTAATAG TGACAGCTTCCTCACCGTAAGAGAGAAAAAATGTGCTGAAGAAAATGCCAATAATGTGCCTGATGAGGCAGACGCAGTTGACGGCTATCTTTCTGATGAATCGTCACAGAGCAACATCATTGGAGGCGAGCTAATTCCAGAAAAG CACTGGTACAATGACGTCTTTGGTTATGAAGAAATCGCTTTGGAACAG GAAACGGATCGAGGCAGTCCTAAATCTGACCTGACATACAGCGACACCTCTAGCAGTGATGAG GAAGGCAGTGAATGCAGTCATAGAAATGACCTCGCACTGGGTGACATCTATGACACTGATGAG GAAGAAGAGGAAACTGGTGTTTTCCGTGATCCATTAGGGGAAAGCGACGCCATTGATATCAATGACATGATTATATTAGAGGTGATCAGTAGTCTGTGTTTCGCTAACATTTAG